A DNA window from Flavobacterium sp. contains the following coding sequences:
- a CDS encoding glycosyltransferase family 4 protein produces the protein MNGLTEVILISQVPLPFSKIGSWTTLYTNYFLNDHKIDYLICPKPEKLYDNVNYSFANINFWQKFQNKVFKKQKTEYLKALDKIIQPDNNYIIQIVDNYGMVKPLHRYLVSRGVIKKCYIQFFYHGFSPYDQLNSGPDFYELINELIVLTQDSYKQFKNRIHVLPCHFSVLHNGIETQKFKKVSISDKENLKQKFELENKKVFIWCSQERPKKGLHIVLDAWKKVYETEKNIILLVIGTEKKHDISGVRFLGRIPNDDLAQYYQASDCYLFPTLWQEGFGLSLIEALRCGNYCIASALGGVPEVLQYGKLGKLIENPHFTSEWVNAINDFLEGKFQNPEIEDDLYSIDLWRNNMNRIIDQAKLRLETKL, from the coding sequence ATGAATGGTTTAACAGAGGTTATATTAATTTCTCAAGTACCGCTTCCTTTTTCAAAAATAGGAAGTTGGACAACATTGTATACTAATTATTTTTTGAACGATCATAAAATAGATTACTTGATTTGTCCTAAGCCAGAAAAATTGTATGACAATGTAAATTATAGTTTTGCGAATATTAATTTTTGGCAGAAGTTTCAAAATAAAGTTTTTAAGAAACAAAAGACAGAATATTTAAAAGCTTTAGATAAAATAATTCAACCTGATAATAATTATATAATCCAGATTGTTGATAATTACGGAATGGTGAAACCACTACATAGGTATCTTGTTTCGAGAGGAGTTATAAAAAAATGTTATATCCAGTTTTTTTATCATGGCTTTTCACCGTATGATCAATTGAATTCCGGACCTGATTTTTATGAACTAATTAATGAATTGATTGTATTAACTCAAGATAGTTATAAACAGTTTAAAAATAGAATTCATGTTTTACCATGTCATTTTTCTGTTCTTCATAATGGGATAGAAACGCAGAAATTTAAAAAAGTATCGATTTCTGATAAAGAAAACCTAAAACAAAAATTCGAACTTGAAAATAAAAAAGTATTTATTTGGTGTTCGCAGGAAAGACCTAAGAAAGGACTACATATAGTTTTGGATGCCTGGAAAAAGGTATACGAAACTGAAAAAAACATTATATTGCTCGTTATAGGAACAGAAAAAAAACATGATATTTCCGGAGTAAGGTTTTTAGGCAGGATTCCAAATGATGATTTAGCTCAATATTATCAAGCATCTGATTGCTACCTTTTTCCTACTTTATGGCAGGAGGGTTTTGGTTTAAGTTTAATTGAAGCATTGCGTTGTGGCAATTATTGCATTGCATCAGCATTAGGAGGAGTGCCAGAAGTTTTGCAGTATGGGAAACTAGGTAAACTAATTGAAAATCCTCATTTTACCTCTGAATGGGTAAACGCGATAAATGATTTTTTAGAAGGAAAATTTCAAAATCCAGAGATTGAAGACGATTTATATTCAATAGATCTATGGAGAAATAACATGAATAGAATAATTGATCAGGCAAAATTAAGACTAGAAACAAAACTATAA
- a CDS encoding CatB-related O-acetyltransferase has protein sequence MIEKIRKLLWHLLGIKYYNYLKGKNTVYLKDAKWAVVGNKTYDNGAFVWKWYNDSSLKIGKYCSIANDVNFICDSGFHTESEITSFPLFHEVLEKNDHVVIENVSYKVRDLNEKLKPKKANIIVGNDVWIGMNVTILPNVKIGNGVTILAGAVVTDDIPDYAIAGGVPAKIIKYKHDKEIINTFNKISWWDWSDEKVKLNINDFYLPITDFIKKHS, from the coding sequence ATGATTGAAAAAATTAGAAAACTCTTATGGCATCTTTTAGGAATTAAATATTACAATTATTTAAAAGGTAAAAATACAGTTTATTTAAAAGATGCTAAATGGGCAGTCGTAGGCAATAAGACATATGATAACGGTGCTTTTGTTTGGAAATGGTATAATGATTCAAGCCTCAAAATAGGGAAATATTGTTCTATTGCAAATGATGTAAATTTTATCTGCGATTCAGGTTTTCATACTGAAAGTGAGATAACTTCTTTTCCATTGTTTCATGAAGTTTTAGAAAAAAATGATCATGTAGTAATTGAAAATGTATCATACAAAGTAAGAGATCTGAATGAAAAATTAAAACCTAAAAAAGCTAACATAATAGTTGGTAACGATGTTTGGATTGGAATGAATGTAACCATTTTACCGAATGTAAAAATTGGTAATGGAGTAACAATTCTGGCTGGGGCTGTTGTAACTGATGATATTCCAGATTATGCAATTGCAGGGGGAGTTCCAGCGAAAATAATTAAATACAAACACGATAAAGAAATTATTAATACTTTTAATAAAATCAGCTGGTGGGATTGGTCTGATGAAAAAGTGAAATTAAATATAAATGATTTCTACTTGCCAATAACCGATTTCATAAAAAAACATTCCTAG
- a CDS encoding UDP-glycosyltransferase, whose amino-acid sequence MEKNKILLLFPDGVGIRNYLYSKVFDTLKDEVILFHNFDPETIAAIQQNTEINKEILIPSYKESVKEKFLRELICLSRLKYNNSKVNNPTLLTNWNWKQKGFSKKIFYKTIEFLSIFYKTYSSILELEKKYEKVIRQNSFYNEVLNILKETNVDHLFCSHQRALNAAPIFAAAKDLEITTSTVIYSWDNLPKARLALRANNYLVWSDHMKNELKQYYAEIPLENIHVTGTPQFEFYDEPKNIIEKDVFYEKYNLDLNKKIICFSGDDTKTSPDDPSYLKDIAEEITKAGLENEFQILLRRCPVDFSGRFDKVVEEYKDLIKEAPPLWYFSKSKEWNTVYPTFEDVKLLVSTAFYSDIVVNVGSTMAFDFGMFNKPCVFINYDQKNQNDKNWSVKTIYEFQHFKSMPKEDAVIWLNSKKEIVDKIIYKKNWISIDSLKEWHNIVIGEKDNNASTNIGNLLEKALKKIKL is encoded by the coding sequence ATGGAGAAAAATAAGATACTATTGCTGTTTCCTGATGGAGTAGGAATTAGAAATTATCTCTATTCTAAGGTTTTTGATACTTTAAAAGATGAAGTAATTCTATTTCATAATTTCGATCCGGAAACAATTGCTGCAATTCAACAAAACACAGAAATTAATAAAGAGATTTTAATTCCTTCATATAAAGAATCCGTAAAGGAAAAGTTTTTAAGAGAATTAATATGTCTTTCGAGATTAAAATATAACAATTCTAAAGTTAATAATCCAACTTTATTGACCAATTGGAATTGGAAACAAAAAGGATTTTCAAAAAAGATATTTTATAAGACAATAGAATTTTTATCGATTTTTTATAAAACATATTCGAGTATTTTAGAACTTGAAAAAAAATATGAAAAAGTGATTCGTCAAAATTCATTTTACAATGAAGTCCTAAACATTTTAAAAGAGACTAATGTTGACCATTTGTTCTGTTCTCATCAAAGAGCATTAAATGCGGCACCGATTTTTGCTGCAGCAAAAGACTTAGAGATTACAACAAGTACTGTAATTTATTCATGGGATAATTTGCCAAAAGCGAGATTAGCATTACGGGCAAATAATTATTTAGTATGGTCAGATCATATGAAAAATGAATTGAAACAATACTATGCCGAAATTCCATTAGAAAATATTCATGTTACAGGAACTCCTCAGTTTGAGTTTTATGATGAACCAAAAAATATCATTGAAAAAGATGTTTTCTATGAAAAATATAATCTTGATTTAAATAAAAAAATAATTTGTTTCTCTGGAGATGATACTAAAACTTCTCCGGATGATCCGAGTTATTTAAAAGATATTGCCGAAGAAATTACCAAAGCTGGTTTGGAGAATGAATTTCAAATTTTATTGAGAAGATGCCCGGTAGATTTTTCTGGCAGGTTTGATAAAGTTGTTGAGGAATATAAAGATTTAATAAAAGAAGCACCGCCTTTATGGTACTTCAGTAAATCAAAAGAATGGAATACAGTTTACCCAACTTTTGAAGATGTGAAACTATTAGTGAGTACAGCGTTTTATTCTGATATTGTCGTAAATGTTGGTTCTACCATGGCTTTTGATTTTGGAATGTTTAATAAACCATGTGTTTTTATTAATTACGATCAAAAAAATCAAAACGATAAAAATTGGTCAGTAAAAACCATTTACGAATTTCAGCATTTTAAAAGCATGCCAAAGGAAGATGCAGTAATATGGCTCAATAGTAAAAAAGAGATTGTCGATAAAATTATTTATAAGAAAAACTGGATTTCTATTGATAGTTTAAAAGAGTGGCATAATATAGTAATTGGAGAAAAAGATAATAATGCTTCTACAAACATTGGAAATTTATTAGAAAAAGCTCTAAAAAAAATAAAGCTATGA
- a CDS encoding glycosyltransferase family 4 protein has protein sequence MHICFLTNEFPKKGFPHGGIGSFVKTLATALAKKDIKISVVGINYTSNNENEIIDGVNVYRIQKSNVKGFSWYFNSKQLNKKLLEIHKQDPIDVVESSELGFAFISKIRNIKYVIRLHGGHHFFAESENRKINKWKGFQEKRSFKKADAFIAVSKYVKTHTEQYLSYRNKPIAYISNPIDTDFFKPIVKNQSENKIVFAGTVCEKKGIRQLIQAFPLVKKEFPNLTLEIYGRDWFFPDGTSYIKMLNEKELIKLGKISEDIHFHGAISYTDIPNAYSEASVCVFPSHMETQGLVAPEAMAMEKPVIFTKLGPGPEAIEDYKTGLLCDPYNLEDIAEKIIWFLADVERSVKIGKEARQFVLQKYALDTIVKQNIDFLNFISLDSTTSKI, from the coding sequence ATGCATATCTGTTTTCTAACAAATGAGTTTCCAAAAAAAGGCTTCCCACATGGAGGAATAGGCAGTTTTGTTAAAACTTTGGCAACCGCATTAGCAAAAAAGGATATTAAAATATCTGTTGTAGGCATTAATTATACTTCAAACAATGAAAATGAAATTATTGACGGAGTAAATGTTTACCGAATACAGAAAAGCAATGTAAAAGGATTTTCGTGGTATTTTAATTCGAAACAACTAAATAAAAAGCTTTTAGAGATTCATAAACAAGATCCAATTGATGTTGTCGAATCTTCTGAGCTTGGATTTGCCTTTATTTCTAAAATTAGGAATATTAAATATGTAATTCGTTTACACGGAGGGCATCATTTTTTTGCCGAAAGCGAAAATAGAAAAATCAATAAATGGAAAGGATTTCAGGAAAAAAGATCCTTTAAAAAAGCCGATGCTTTTATAGCCGTTTCTAAATATGTAAAAACGCACACAGAGCAATATTTAAGTTACCGCAACAAACCAATCGCCTACATAAGCAATCCTATTGATACAGATTTTTTTAAACCAATAGTTAAAAACCAATCTGAAAATAAAATTGTTTTTGCCGGAACAGTATGCGAAAAAAAAGGTATACGTCAATTAATTCAGGCATTTCCGTTAGTAAAAAAAGAATTCCCTAATCTCACATTAGAAATTTATGGTAGAGATTGGTTTTTTCCAGATGGCACTTCGTACATAAAAATGCTAAACGAAAAAGAATTAATAAAACTCGGCAAAATTTCTGAAGATATTCATTTTCATGGAGCTATTTCTTATACAGATATTCCAAATGCATATTCTGAAGCATCTGTATGTGTATTTCCTTCTCACATGGAAACGCAAGGGTTGGTTGCTCCCGAAGCTATGGCAATGGAAAAACCTGTTATTTTTACAAAATTGGGTCCAGGTCCTGAGGCTATAGAAGATTATAAAACAGGATTGTTATGTGATCCATATAATCTGGAAGATATTGCAGAAAAAATTATTTGGTTTCTAGCAGATGTAGAGAGATCTGTAAAGATTGGTAAAGAAGCAAGACAATTTGTTCTTCAAAAGTATGCACTAGATACTATTGTCAAACAAAATATTG
- the neuB gene encoding N-acetylneuraminate synthase: protein MNPYIEIAGRKIGPDFPPLVIAEIGINHEGSLKVAKEMVDAAHRAGVEVVKHQTHIVEDEMSGAAKKVIPGNADVSIYEIMERCSLNEADELELKNYVESKGMIFISTPFSRAAAERLKKFDIPAYKIGSGECNNYPLLEHIASFGKPVILSTGMNTIESIQKAVAIFDKHNIPVALLHTTNLYPTPIHLVRFGAMVELHEAFPNKVFGLSDHTLNNNACLGAVALGASILERHFTDHMQRTGPDIVCSMDEKACGELIVSSAEIALMRGGTKKPALEEQVTIDFAFATVCAIKSIKKGEVLSKENIWVKRPGTGKILAEHFNDLIGKTASRDIENDEQLDFTDFE from the coding sequence ATGAATCCATATATAGAAATTGCAGGTCGCAAAATTGGTCCAGATTTTCCGCCTTTAGTTATTGCCGAAATCGGAATTAATCACGAAGGATCTTTAAAAGTTGCCAAAGAAATGGTCGATGCCGCTCATCGTGCCGGAGTTGAGGTTGTAAAACACCAAACACACATTGTTGAAGATGAAATGTCCGGAGCAGCAAAAAAAGTAATTCCCGGAAATGCAGATGTTTCTATTTATGAAATTATGGAAAGATGCTCGCTAAATGAAGCAGATGAATTAGAGTTAAAAAATTATGTAGAAAGTAAAGGCATGATTTTTATTTCAACTCCCTTTTCAAGAGCGGCTGCCGAAAGATTAAAAAAGTTTGATATTCCGGCATACAAAATTGGTTCTGGAGAATGCAATAATTATCCTTTATTAGAGCATATTGCTTCATTTGGAAAACCCGTAATTTTAAGTACCGGAATGAATACCATCGAAAGTATTCAAAAAGCAGTTGCAATTTTTGATAAACATAATATTCCGGTAGCATTATTACACACCACAAATTTATATCCAACACCAATTCATTTAGTTCGTTTTGGCGCAATGGTAGAACTTCATGAAGCATTTCCGAACAAAGTATTTGGATTAAGTGATCATACATTAAATAATAATGCTTGTCTTGGCGCAGTAGCTCTTGGTGCAAGTATTCTTGAAAGGCATTTTACAGATCATATGCAGCGTACCGGACCAGATATTGTTTGCAGTATGGACGAAAAAGCATGCGGTGAGTTAATTGTTTCAAGTGCAGAAATAGCTTTAATGCGCGGCGGAACAAAAAAACCTGCTCTTGAAGAACAAGTAACAATAGATTTTGCCTTTGCAACAGTCTGCGCTATAAAATCAATTAAAAAAGGAGAAGTTTTATCTAAAGAAAATATTTGGGTTAAACGCCCTGGAACTGGTAAAATTTTAGCAGAACATTTTAACGATTTAATCGGTAAAACAGCTTCAAGAGATATTGAAAATGATGAGCAATTAGATTTCACGGATTTTGAGTAA
- a CDS encoding glycosyltransferase family 2 protein, with amino-acid sequence MRVGFNPNKDKIKDSEDFFHQIIIPVYIPNNEDYFKDSFQILKYCLESLLKTIHEKTYITIVNNGSHFEVVNYLSELNKLGKIQEIINTTNIGKLNAILKGISGHDFSLVTITDCDVLFLENWQKETYNIFENFPKTGVVCPTPSSRSLKNYTYNIWFDLLFSKSLHFTKVKNSKALKAFAVSIENPNFYNEVHLEKYLTVSNGNFKAVVGAGHFAATYRKEIFEGMNIKHTNYKLGGDSEQKLLDIPVVKKGMWRLSTENNFAYHLGNVQENWMRETVEALKNNDFFAEKPIVLKNIQSSRFGYFIKSKVFAKIITRKKIWQLLLKLKGLSHEEAIKYK; translated from the coding sequence ATGCGAGTAGGTTTTAATCCTAATAAAGATAAAATAAAAGATTCTGAAGATTTTTTTCATCAGATAATTATTCCCGTTTATATACCCAACAATGAAGATTATTTTAAAGATAGTTTTCAGATCTTAAAATATTGCTTAGAATCTTTATTAAAAACAATTCATGAAAAAACGTATATAACAATTGTTAATAACGGAAGTCATTTTGAGGTCGTCAATTATTTGAGTGAACTTAACAAATTGGGAAAAATTCAAGAAATAATAAATACCACAAATATTGGAAAACTCAATGCAATTTTAAAAGGTATTTCGGGGCATGATTTTTCACTTGTAACCATAACAGACTGTGATGTTCTTTTTTTAGAAAATTGGCAAAAAGAAACTTATAACATTTTTGAAAACTTTCCTAAAACAGGGGTAGTTTGTCCAACTCCTTCTTCAAGATCTCTTAAAAACTATACTTACAATATATGGTTTGATTTACTTTTTTCAAAGTCATTACATTTTACAAAAGTTAAAAATTCGAAGGCTTTAAAAGCATTTGCAGTGAGCATCGAAAACCCAAATTTTTATAATGAAGTTCATCTTGAAAAGTATCTGACGGTTTCTAATGGAAATTTTAAAGCAGTAGTGGGAGCGGGGCATTTCGCAGCGACATACAGAAAAGAAATTTTTGAAGGAATGAATATTAAACATACTAATTATAAACTTGGTGGAGACAGTGAACAAAAATTACTTGATATTCCTGTAGTTAAAAAAGGGATGTGGCGACTTTCGACAGAAAATAATTTCGCTTATCATCTAGGAAATGTACAAGAAAACTGGATGCGAGAAACAGTAGAAGCATTAAAAAATAATGATTTTTTTGCTGAAAAGCCGATCGTACTTAAAAATATTCAATCTTCAAGGTTTGGATATTTTATAAAATCTAAAGTGTTTGCAAAAATAATTACAAGAAAAAAAATCTGGCAACTTCTTCTTAAACTAAAAGGACTTTCTCACGAAGAGGCAATAAAATATAAATAG
- the neuC gene encoding UDP-N-acetylglucosamine 2-epimerase, with the protein MSNSPKKILFLTGTRADFGKIKSLIQTLEKQQDFEVFIFVTGMHLQEMYGYTLIEIERCNFTNVFTFENHTHETTMDLTLAKTIEGLSNYCKTINPDMIVVHGDRVETLAGAIVGALNNILVAHIEGGEVSGTVDELIRHSVSKLSHVHFVSNKEAAKRLIQMGEIKESIFTIGSPDIDIMFSNDLPSLETAKKYYEISFEDYALVMFHPVTTEYASMKEYAVSFVDCLLEDNRNYVVIFPNNDLGSQFIIDEFKRLENNERFRIFPSLRFEYFLTLLKNSQFIIGNSSAGIREAPYYGIPIINIGTRQQNRAIHADIINVDYSKNSINEALSKIDSHQVEISDNDFGRGNSNELFLQSLKKKDIWQLNHQKQFRDI; encoded by the coding sequence TTGAGTAATTCTCCAAAAAAAATTCTATTTCTTACAGGTACCCGTGCTGATTTCGGAAAAATAAAATCATTGATTCAAACGCTGGAAAAACAGCAGGATTTTGAAGTTTTTATTTTCGTCACCGGAATGCATTTGCAGGAAATGTATGGTTACACATTAATTGAAATTGAGCGCTGCAATTTTACAAATGTTTTTACTTTCGAAAATCATACACACGAAACTACAATGGATTTGACATTGGCCAAAACAATTGAAGGCCTTTCAAATTATTGTAAAACCATAAATCCAGATATGATAGTAGTGCATGGTGATAGGGTAGAAACTCTCGCTGGTGCAATTGTGGGGGCATTAAATAATATTTTAGTTGCTCACATAGAAGGAGGGGAAGTTTCGGGAACTGTTGATGAATTAATTCGTCATAGTGTAAGTAAATTAAGCCACGTACATTTTGTTTCTAATAAAGAAGCTGCAAAAAGACTAATTCAAATGGGAGAAATAAAAGAATCAATTTTTACAATTGGCTCTCCTGATATTGATATTATGTTTTCCAATGATTTGCCTTCACTGGAAACAGCAAAGAAATATTACGAAATTTCATTTGAAGATTATGCTCTAGTAATGTTTCATCCCGTTACTACAGAATATGCATCAATGAAAGAGTATGCAGTGTCTTTTGTAGATTGTTTACTTGAAGACAATCGAAATTATGTTGTGATCTTTCCTAATAATGATTTAGGAAGCCAATTTATTATTGATGAATTTAAAAGACTGGAAAACAACGAAAGATTCCGAATTTTTCCATCTTTACGATTTGAATACTTTTTGACATTATTAAAAAACAGCCAGTTTATAATTGGTAACAGCAGTGCCGGAATCCGCGAAGCTCCTTATTACGGAATTCCAATTATAAATATAGGAACCCGTCAGCAAAACAGAGCCATTCATGCAGATATTATAAATGTCGACTATTCGAAAAACAGTATAAATGAAGCGCTTTCCAAAATAGACTCTCATCAAGTTGAAATTTCAGACAATGATTTTGGAAGAGGAAACAGTAATGAATTATTTTTGCAGTCTCTAAAGAAAAAAGATATTTGGCAGCTCAACCATCAAAAACAATTTAGAGACATATAA
- a CDS encoding MBOAT family O-acyltransferase encodes MFFNSIAFAIFLPIVFVLYWFVFNKNKSTQNALLIVASYYFYSCWDWRFLFLLVFSTFLDYYTGIQIEKGKSEKSRKFWFWLSILVNLGFLGVFKYYNFFASSFAELLDSIGIKASPILLDVILPVGISFYTFHGLSYVIDIYFKRIKAEYNFVDYSLFVSYFPLLVAGPIERATHLLPEIKVKREFDLENAKQGVYQIIWGLVKKVIIADTCAPYANAVFDNYTSMNSFSLILGAIYFAFQIYGDFSGYSDIALGVSKLFGLDLLRNFNYPYFSRDIAEFWRRWHISLSSWFRDYLYIPLGGSKGGLWMKIRNTFIIFVVSGFWHGANWTYIAWGFINAVYFLPLLLSNSNRNNMDTIRLKFNFNSVKVFASILYTFLLTCIAWVFFRARTITDAVLYLKRIVTNKDFSFQYLDNERYSYELLLMIGVFVLIEWNNRSKVEPLSGKWSTIKVALAILAIMAFGTFSDYKEFIYFQF; translated from the coding sequence ATGTTTTTTAACTCTATAGCGTTTGCTATTTTTCTTCCAATAGTTTTTGTACTTTATTGGTTTGTTTTTAATAAAAATAAAAGCACTCAAAATGCTCTATTAATTGTAGCAAGCTATTATTTCTATTCATGCTGGGACTGGAGGTTTCTTTTTCTTTTAGTTTTCTCAACTTTCTTAGATTATTATACCGGGATTCAAATTGAAAAAGGAAAATCAGAAAAAAGCCGAAAATTTTGGTTTTGGCTTAGTATTTTAGTCAATCTTGGATTTTTAGGAGTATTTAAATATTACAACTTTTTTGCGTCTTCATTTGCAGAGTTATTAGATTCAATTGGTATAAAAGCCAGTCCAATTTTATTGGATGTAATTTTGCCAGTCGGAATTTCATTTTACACCTTTCACGGACTTTCTTACGTAATTGATATTTATTTTAAAAGAATAAAAGCCGAGTACAATTTTGTAGATTACTCTCTGTTTGTGAGTTATTTTCCGCTTTTGGTTGCCGGCCCAATTGAAAGAGCAACACATTTACTGCCTGAAATAAAAGTTAAGCGTGAATTTGATTTAGAGAATGCCAAACAAGGTGTTTATCAAATTATTTGGGGATTGGTAAAAAAAGTAATTATTGCAGATACTTGTGCACCTTATGCAAATGCTGTTTTCGATAATTATACTTCTATGAACTCCTTTTCGCTTATTTTGGGAGCCATATATTTTGCGTTTCAAATTTATGGAGACTTTTCAGGATACTCAGATATTGCACTTGGTGTTTCAAAACTATTTGGCTTAGATTTATTACGAAACTTCAATTATCCCTACTTTTCAAGAGACATTGCAGAGTTCTGGCGACGTTGGCATATTTCACTTTCGTCTTGGTTTCGCGATTATTTATACATACCATTAGGAGGAAGCAAAGGCGGATTATGGATGAAAATTAGAAACACCTTCATCATTTTTGTAGTCAGCGGATTTTGGCATGGAGCAAACTGGACCTATATTGCCTGGGGATTTATAAACGCAGTTTATTTCCTTCCGTTACTTCTTTCAAATAGCAATCGAAATAATATGGATACGATCCGGTTAAAATTTAACTTCAATTCGGTGAAAGTTTTCGCAAGCATACTTTATACATTTTTGTTAACCTGTATTGCCTGGGTGTTTTTTAGAGCCAGAACTATAACAGATGCAGTTTTATATTTAAAACGAATAGTTACAAATAAAGATTTCAGTTTTCAATACTTAGACAATGAACGCTATAGTTATGAATTACTGCTTATGATTGGGGTATTTGTTTTAATAGAATGGAATAATCGCAGTAAAGTAGAACCGCTTTCTGGAAAATGGAGTACAATAAAAGTAGCTTTAGCAATTTTAGCTATAATGGCTTTTGGAACTTTTTCAGATTATAAAGAATTTATATATTTTCAATTTTAA
- a CDS encoding acylneuraminate cytidylyltransferase family protein: MKTIAIIPARGGSKRIPEKNVQLLGEYPLLAHSILYAKENSDIIDEIYVSTDDAEIKKTALQFGVKVIDRPESISGDLEPTVSALKHVLESVGSDVENVILLQPTNPLRPQNLLKEAFSQYQKENKDSLFTISRNHQKFGKIVENKFQPFNYSFGQRSQDLEPLYFENGLLYISKASLILNDIIISENAFPFEVNHIFAQVDIDTPDDLDYARFLYQKQ; this comes from the coding sequence ATGAAAACAATTGCTATAATTCCAGCCCGTGGAGGTTCGAAAAGAATTCCAGAAAAGAATGTTCAATTATTGGGTGAATATCCTTTATTAGCTCATTCTATATTATATGCAAAAGAAAACAGCGACATAATAGATGAAATTTATGTTTCAACTGATGATGCTGAAATCAAAAAAACAGCATTACAATTTGGGGTAAAAGTTATAGACAGACCTGAATCAATTTCTGGAGATTTAGAACCAACAGTTTCAGCATTAAAACATGTTTTAGAATCAGTAGGGTCAGATGTTGAAAATGTTATTTTGCTCCAGCCTACAAATCCTTTACGCCCACAAAATTTATTAAAAGAGGCTTTTAGTCAATATCAAAAAGAAAATAAAGATAGTTTATTTACAATTTCAAGAAATCATCAAAAGTTTGGAAAAATTGTAGAAAATAAATTTCAGCCGTTCAATTATTCTTTCGGACAAAGGAGTCAGGATTTAGAACCACTTTATTTTGAAAATGGGCTGCTATATATCTCAAAAGCATCTTTGATTTTGAATGATATAATTATCTCAGAAAATGCTTTTCCATTCGAAGTAAATCATATTTTTGCACAAGTTGATATCGATACTCCTGACGATTTAGATTATGCGAGATTTTTGTATCAAAAACAATAA
- a CDS encoding acyltransferase, with translation MRIEQLTFTRFLAAISIVIFHFGKKSFIFNNDAVNFIFFNADVCVSYFFILSGFVMMIAYGNKPNLSSKEYFRNRFARIYPIYFLAIILVLFLQIRTNDLGLSSLLLNVFMIQSWIQGYALSFNPPGWSLCVEFFFYAIFPFIFRKFLKNDKSKKIAILIILFWVFSQILFQIFFSLYGESESGNIKDILKYNPLMHLNEFLVGNLAGYFMIKKWQNKKGNYDLLILLIICSIILTLKFSSLNFHNGLMAVLFIPLIVLISLNKGYITKLFQKKAFVFLGEISYGIYILQFPIYSLFSSYSVNKYFHITDPTIVFFLRLVILIVVSALSYVYIEKPIKEKIKEKKLITSW, from the coding sequence ATGAGAATAGAACAATTAACTTTTACTAGATTTCTAGCGGCAATATCAATTGTAATTTTTCATTTCGGAAAAAAAAGTTTCATTTTTAATAATGATGCAGTAAACTTCATATTTTTTAATGCAGATGTATGTGTAAGTTACTTTTTCATATTGTCTGGTTTTGTTATGATGATTGCATATGGAAATAAACCTAACTTATCATCAAAAGAATACTTTAGAAATAGATTTGCAAGAATTTATCCGATATATTTTCTTGCTATAATTTTAGTCCTGTTTTTACAGATACGAACAAATGATTTAGGTTTATCATCCTTGCTTTTGAATGTTTTTATGATTCAAAGCTGGATTCAGGGTTATGCTTTATCTTTCAATCCTCCTGGATGGTCTTTATGTGTTGAATTCTTTTTTTATGCAATTTTTCCTTTTATTTTTAGAAAGTTTCTTAAAAATGATAAATCAAAAAAGATTGCAATACTTATCATTTTATTTTGGGTTTTTAGCCAAATTTTATTTCAAATATTCTTTTCACTATATGGTGAAAGTGAATCAGGTAATATAAAAGATATTTTAAAATATAACCCTTTAATGCACCTTAACGAATTTTTGGTTGGAAATTTGGCAGGGTATTTTATGATTAAAAAATGGCAGAATAAAAAAGGGAACTATGATCTTTTAATTCTTTTAATAATCTGCTCAATAATTTTGACTTTAAAATTTTCAAGTCTAAATTTTCATAATGGTCTAATGGCAGTCTTATTTATTCCATTGATAGTTTTAATTTCTTTGAACAAGGGGTACATAACAAAATTATTTCAGAAAAAAGCTTTTGTTTTCTTAGGAGAAATCAGTTACGGAATTTATATTTTACAATTTCCAATTTATTCACTATTTAGTTCATATAGCGTAAACAAATATTTCCATATAACAGATCCAACGATTGTGTTTTTTTTAAGACTTGTAATCTTAATTGTAGTTTCTGCACTATCTTACGTCTATATTGAAAAACCGATAAAGGAAAAAATAAAAGAAAAAAAACTGATAACTTCTTGGTAG